One stretch of Sebastes umbrosus isolate fSebUmb1 chromosome 5, fSebUmb1.pri, whole genome shotgun sequence DNA includes these proteins:
- the atpaf1 gene encoding ATP synthase mitochondrial F1 complex assembly factor 1: MVDGSDVKMSVALVQMSCLYRGMLAVRSTGIRPLIPGLVPVMFRAFSVRKKEPEQQLEENPFYNKYQHKIQQLQSAKPQEYKVRVENRHEAKKEVLGHSKQVEFVRLMEQELERKDKLAAGDGTSGGFTKNKTLDSILNLEMIGDKTAEEITELWMSYYSTKDTISAVIPTQMYEVILSRSKSCPMFLYALPQREGYEFFLAQWSGHELHFTSLINVQTLGENAPSQLILYHYTDLKDEKGVVLMTAELDPKFITVHQAQCLANQVQLFYGTQRQETYRLVEAFNHHPAEFKHMSVIAELEQNGLGSAVAPGGR; encoded by the exons ATGGTGGACGGGAGCGATGTAAAGATGTCGGTGGCGCTGGTGCAGATGTCTTGTTTGTACCGGGGCATGTTGGCGGTCCGGTCTACCGGCATCAGGCCGCTGATCCCCGGGCTGGTCCCGGTGATGTTCAGAGCCTTCTCGGTGCGGAAGAAGGAGCcggagcagcagctggaggagaacCCGTTCTACAACAAGTACCAGCACAAGATACAGCAGCTGCAGAG CGCCAAACCGCAGGAGTACAAGGTCCGAGTGGAGAATCGCCATGAGGCCAAGAAGGAAGTTCTGGGACACTCAAAGCAGGTGGAGTTCGTCCGGCTCATGGAGCAGGAG TTGGAGAGAAAGGACAAGCTGGCTGCTGGCGATGGAACATCAGGAGGTTTCACAAAGAACAAG aCGCTGGACTCCATCCTCAACCTGGAGATGATCGGGGACAAGACGGCCGAGGAGATTACAGAG CTTTGGATGAGCTATTATTCAACCAAAGACACAATCAGCGCCGTCATCCCG ACACAGATGTACGAGGTGATTTTGAGCAGATCAAAGTCTTGCCCGATG TTCCTCTACGCTCTGCCTCAGAGGGAAGGTTATGAGTTTTTCTTGGCTCAATGGTCCGGACATGAGCTCCACTTCACCTCCCTCATCAACGTCCAG ACGCTGGGCGAGAACGCTCCCAGTCAGCTGATCCTCTACCACTACACAGACCTGAAAGATGAGAAGGGTGTGGTCCTCATGACGGCCGAGCTGGACCCCAAGTTCATA ACCGTGCACCAGGCTCAGTGCTTGGCCAATCAGGTGCAGCTGTTCTACGGCACGCAGAGGCAGGAGACGTACCGATTGGTCGAGGCATTTAACCATCACCCTGCAGAATTCAAACACATGTCGGTGATAGCGGAGCTGGAACAGAACGGCTTGGGCTCGGCGGTCGCGCCCGGGGGACGGTAG